In Streptomyces nojiriensis, one genomic interval encodes:
- a CDS encoding type I restriction endonuclease subunit R yields MTFNEANTVRDFVRDLVDSVDVRFVPGSRLPRRTDEVLLEQQVREALIRLNPTVEADPRLADEVIYRLRAILLSARNTPNPVVANEEFAAWLTGQKSMPFGPDGEHVTVKLIDFDHPSEHSANNWIISTEVTYGVGRLERRFDLVIWCNGFPLAVGEAKSPVRPAYSWIDAAAQIKEDYEVNVPAFFVPNVLNFATEGKDFRYGSVGMPVELWGPWRADESGDDHTPMKVRLSAVKEAVEGVLAPDAILEFLRFFTLFATDKKHRKIKVIARYQQLQATNLIVERVLYGQIKQGLIWHFQGSGKSLLMVFTAQKLRATAGLTSPTVIIVVDRIDLDTQITATFNASDVPNLVSTESRKELQELLAAGARKIIITTIHKFGEAPGVLDARDNIIVMVDEAHRSQEGDYGRKMREALPNAFLFGLTGTPINRRDRNTFMWFGAEADEHGYISRYSFSDSIRDGATLPLHFEPRLSEIHLDEESIDAAFAELADRHGLTEEDRTILSKKAASLEVLIKAPGRVRKIAADIAEHFTTKVEPQGFKAQVVVYDKATCVAYKEELDRLLGPDVSTIVMSTGRGDKPTWKQWTPGREELERITARFNDPADPLKIIIVTAKLLTGFDAPILYAQYVDKPLREHTLLQAICRTNRVYPPAKTHGLIVDYLGIFDDVAKAFEFDDKSVQQVISNIAVLREQLGPAIEAALAFFPGVDRTVGGYEGLIQAQTAIDSDESRDAFGAAYSIVAQLWETLSPDPILSEHESDYRWLTDVYQSVQPTDVTGRLVWHTLGAKTLELINEHVTVEVPRTDLETIVLDAQVIEDLMTGNRKDIDPVEVEKWITARIAKHVGNPAFIELGQRLNALREKYTHSQQASLEFLKELFALARDTVAAERDAAEVPREERGKAALTDLFESLKGEATPIIAEKVVDEVDSVVRTVRFDGWQDTNEGDRLVQQALRKALYIKFRIRDQDVFGKALGYIREYY; encoded by the coding sequence GTGACGTTCAATGAGGCAAACACGGTGCGCGACTTCGTCAGGGATCTGGTTGATTCGGTAGACGTCCGGTTCGTACCGGGGAGTCGTCTGCCGCGGCGAACCGATGAGGTGTTGCTGGAGCAACAGGTGCGGGAGGCGTTAATCCGCCTCAACCCGACCGTCGAGGCGGATCCGCGTCTGGCAGATGAGGTGATTTACAGGCTGCGCGCGATCTTGCTCTCCGCGCGCAACACACCGAATCCGGTGGTGGCGAACGAGGAGTTCGCGGCATGGCTCACTGGGCAGAAGTCGATGCCGTTCGGGCCCGACGGCGAGCATGTGACCGTGAAACTGATCGACTTCGATCACCCCAGCGAGCACAGTGCGAACAACTGGATCATCTCCACCGAGGTGACCTACGGGGTCGGGCGGCTGGAGCGGCGCTTCGACCTGGTGATCTGGTGCAACGGCTTCCCGTTGGCCGTAGGGGAGGCGAAGTCGCCGGTGCGGCCGGCGTACTCCTGGATCGACGCTGCCGCGCAGATCAAGGAGGACTACGAGGTCAACGTGCCGGCGTTCTTCGTGCCGAACGTGCTCAACTTCGCGACCGAAGGCAAGGACTTCCGCTACGGCTCGGTCGGGATGCCGGTGGAGTTGTGGGGGCCGTGGCGAGCGGATGAATCCGGTGACGACCACACGCCGATGAAGGTACGCCTCTCGGCGGTCAAGGAGGCGGTCGAGGGCGTTCTGGCTCCGGACGCGATCTTGGAATTCCTGCGGTTTTTCACGCTGTTCGCGACCGACAAGAAGCACCGCAAGATCAAGGTGATCGCGAGGTACCAGCAGCTCCAGGCGACCAACCTGATCGTGGAGCGGGTGCTGTACGGGCAGATCAAGCAAGGGCTGATCTGGCACTTCCAGGGGTCGGGGAAGTCGCTGCTGATGGTGTTCACTGCGCAGAAGTTGCGCGCAACGGCAGGGCTGACCTCGCCAACGGTGATCATTGTGGTCGACCGGATTGACCTGGACACCCAGATCACCGCGACGTTCAATGCTTCGGACGTACCGAACCTTGTCTCAACGGAGTCCCGCAAGGAGCTGCAGGAGCTCCTGGCTGCGGGCGCGCGGAAGATCATCATCACCACGATCCACAAGTTCGGCGAAGCTCCCGGTGTGTTGGATGCTCGCGACAACATCATCGTGATGGTCGACGAGGCCCACCGCTCCCAGGAGGGTGACTACGGCCGCAAGATGCGCGAGGCCCTGCCCAACGCGTTCCTGTTCGGGTTGACCGGGACGCCGATTAATAGGCGTGACCGCAACACGTTCATGTGGTTCGGAGCCGAGGCCGACGAGCACGGGTATATCTCGCGCTACTCCTTCTCCGACTCCATCCGCGACGGCGCCACCCTGCCGCTGCACTTCGAGCCGCGCCTCTCGGAGATCCACCTGGATGAGGAGTCGATCGACGCGGCCTTCGCCGAGCTCGCCGACCGCCACGGGCTCACTGAGGAAGACCGCACCATCCTGTCGAAGAAGGCCGCCTCCCTGGAGGTGCTAATCAAGGCCCCCGGCCGGGTCCGCAAGATTGCCGCTGACATCGCCGAGCACTTCACCACAAAGGTCGAGCCGCAGGGCTTCAAGGCGCAAGTCGTGGTCTACGACAAGGCCACTTGCGTGGCCTATAAGGAAGAGCTTGACCGCCTGCTCGGCCCGGACGTGTCCACGATCGTGATGTCCACCGGCCGCGGTGACAAACCGACGTGGAAGCAGTGGACCCCGGGTCGGGAGGAGCTGGAGCGGATCACCGCCCGCTTCAACGACCCGGCGGATCCGTTGAAGATCATCATTGTAACCGCGAAGCTGCTCACCGGCTTCGACGCCCCGATCCTCTATGCCCAGTACGTTGACAAGCCCCTGCGCGAGCACACCCTGCTCCAAGCGATCTGCCGCACGAATCGGGTCTACCCGCCCGCGAAGACCCACGGCCTGATAGTGGACTACCTCGGCATTTTTGACGACGTTGCCAAGGCCTTCGAGTTCGACGACAAATCCGTCCAGCAGGTCATCTCCAACATCGCTGTACTCCGCGAGCAGCTTGGCCCCGCGATCGAGGCTGCTCTGGCGTTCTTCCCGGGCGTAGACCGCACGGTCGGCGGCTATGAGGGCCTGATCCAGGCGCAGACCGCGATCGACTCCGACGAGTCCCGTGACGCCTTCGGAGCTGCGTACAGCATCGTCGCTCAGCTGTGGGAGACCCTGTCCCCAGACCCGATCCTGTCCGAGCATGAGTCGGATTACCGCTGGCTGACCGACGTCTACCAGTCCGTGCAACCCACCGACGTCACCGGCCGACTGGTCTGGCACACACTGGGCGCCAAGACCCTTGAGCTCATAAACGAGCACGTCACCGTTGAGGTCCCCCGCACAGACCTGGAGACCATCGTCCTCGATGCGCAGGTGATCGAGGACCTGATGACCGGCAACCGCAAGGACATCGACCCCGTCGAGGTCGAGAAATGGATCACTGCCCGCATCGCCAAGCACGTCGGCAACCCGGCCTTCATCGAGCTTGGCCAGCGGTTGAATGCTCTGCGCGAGAAGTACACCCACTCTCAGCAGGCTTCGTTGGAGTTCCTCAAGGAGCTCTTCGCGCTGGCGCGTGACACGGTCGCAGCGGAGAGGGACGCTGCTGAGGTACCCCGCGAGGAGCGCGGAAAGGCCGCCTTGACCGACCTCTTCGAGTCGCTCAAGGGCGAGGCGACCCCGATCATCGCCGAGAAGGTCGTCGACGAGGTCGACTCCGTCGTCCGTACCGTCCGTTTTGACGGCTGGCAGGACACCAACGAAGGTGACCGCCTAGTTCAACAGGCGCTCCGCAAGGCGCTCTACATCAAGTTCAGGATCCGAGACCAGGATGTCTTCGGGAAGGCTCTGGGATACATCCGGGAGTACTACTAG
- a CDS encoding restriction endonuclease subunit S produces MSLNLDKTAWKRVTLRDVVRHVTDRVDAETSGLERFLAGEHIPSGNLSISAWGVIGRDPIGPMFYKRFRPGHVLYVSRRTYLRKVAVPEFEGITGEKTFVLETLDEKVLLQEFLPFVLSAERFHAYAIAHSRGSVNPYLNWGELAAYEFDLPPLDEQQSLANLLWAIERHRLAAVKSDSAEAAAQAVWTREALEKCDWDLRLQDVVRADRPLCYGVVQPGVNVEEGVGLVRVMDLESGSPTLSQLKSITVEVDRQYRRSRIAAGDVLVSIVGTIGRTWLVTADFEGCNIARALARVSPDPEIMSAEFLSWVLASERVSVALETAAFESARKTLNLSVLAGISLPSASADFQASTLERRATFTAAREHARNEIEALLSLRAGLLAEIFGGAE; encoded by the coding sequence ATGAGCCTGAACCTCGACAAGACCGCTTGGAAGCGTGTCACCCTTAGAGATGTGGTCCGGCACGTCACCGACCGGGTCGACGCCGAGACCTCCGGCCTGGAGCGGTTCCTCGCCGGCGAGCACATTCCCAGCGGTAATCTCTCGATCAGCGCCTGGGGCGTCATCGGGCGCGACCCGATAGGGCCGATGTTCTACAAGCGGTTCAGGCCCGGCCACGTCCTCTACGTCTCCAGGCGAACGTATCTTCGCAAGGTCGCCGTCCCGGAATTCGAGGGGATTACAGGCGAGAAGACCTTCGTCCTGGAGACCCTCGACGAGAAGGTGCTGCTGCAGGAGTTCCTTCCGTTCGTTCTCTCGGCCGAGAGGTTCCACGCGTATGCGATCGCCCACTCACGCGGCTCGGTCAACCCTTACCTGAATTGGGGCGAGCTGGCCGCATACGAGTTCGACCTACCTCCCCTCGATGAACAGCAGAGCCTCGCCAACCTACTCTGGGCCATCGAGCGCCACCGATTGGCGGCAGTCAAGTCGGATTCTGCGGAAGCGGCGGCGCAAGCAGTCTGGACGCGCGAGGCTCTTGAGAAGTGCGACTGGGACCTCCGATTGCAAGACGTGGTACGAGCCGACAGGCCGCTCTGCTACGGCGTAGTCCAGCCAGGAGTCAACGTCGAAGAGGGCGTTGGGCTGGTGCGTGTCATGGACCTAGAGTCTGGGTCACCGACGCTCAGTCAACTCAAGAGCATCACCGTGGAGGTCGATCGGCAGTACCGGCGCTCTCGGATCGCAGCCGGTGATGTCTTGGTTTCCATCGTGGGGACGATCGGACGGACGTGGCTTGTGACCGCTGACTTCGAGGGATGCAACATCGCGCGCGCCCTTGCACGGGTCAGCCCCGACCCGGAAATCATGAGCGCAGAGTTCCTCTCTTGGGTACTTGCATCCGAGCGAGTATCGGTGGCATTGGAGACTGCAGCCTTCGAAAGCGCCCGCAAGACGCTCAATCTCTCGGTGCTTGCTGGGATTTCTCTACCAAGTGCGTCCGCCGATTTTCAGGCGTCGACGCTTGAGCGTCGAGCGACCTTCACAGCAGCCCGCGAGCACGCTCGCAACGAGATCGAGGCGCTACTCAGTCTACGGGCAGGTTTGCTCGCTGAGATCTTCGGAGGTGCTGAGTGA